gcaagatctcacggagccatgacagccacactttccccagaaccgtggcgtaacacgcaaggtctcacagagccgtggcagccacgctttcccctgaaccgtggcgtaacacgctagatcccatgttttgcccataacgcagcagttggagtcccataccgtctggaaaagagcggaagactgagattcaaaggaagcctataaaaaggtagccaacgaaggtaaaagggttagcatttttaagataaaaggGAAAACCACAAAAAAGCCATAAGGcctgtggcaagcgttccccgaaccttcatatctgacttgagcgtcggagggtttgcgccgggagaacaaccggcgtactctgacttgtctgtgtgtgCAGGGACATCCGGAGAAGAAGCATTActaggagacctcctggtcgtggtagagttgatcgagcagggatcctggtcgtagaacgaggagaaccggaatctcgcatcaacaaaGCGTTTTGTCAATAATAACTTTGAGCTGATGCCTGATGTTTCAATCTATGACAACGGCATTAAGCTGACGAAACAAAAGGCTTTTGTCAAGGACCTCGAGCTACCTGATGTTTCAATTTATGACAACGGTATTAAACCAAAGGATAAGCAGAGATCCTTCGCCAAGAACTTCGAGCTCATGCCTGATGTTTCAATTTACGACAACGGTATTAAGCCAACCAAACAAAAGGCTTTTGCCAAGCACTTCGAGTTCTTGCCTGATGTTTCAATTTACGACAACGGTATTAAGCCAACCAAACAAAAGTTCTTCGCCAAGGACTTCGAGCTCATGCCTGATGTTTCTATTTATGACAATGGTGTAAAGCTAGCCAAACAAAAGTTCTCCGCCAAGGACTTCGAACTCATGCCTGatgtttcaatttataacaatggTGTAGAGCTAGCCAAACAGAAGGCATTCGCCAAAGGCTTCGAGCTCATGCCTGATGTTTCAATTTATGACAATGATATTAAACCATCGAAGAAGAGTTCATATGCCAAGGACTTTGAGCTGAAGGCTGATATTTCAATTCATGAACCGACCGAACAAAAATAGGTTATTAGC
This window of the Citrus sinensis cultivar Valencia sweet orange chromosome 8, DVS_A1.0, whole genome shotgun sequence genome carries:
- the LOC127899129 gene encoding uncharacterized protein LOC127899129, producing MPDVSIYDNGIKLTKQKAFVKDLELPDVSIYDNGIKPKDKQRSFAKNFELMPDVSIYDNGIKPTKQKAFAKHFEFLPDVSIYDNGIKPTKQKFFAKDFELMPDVSIYDNGVKLAKQKFSAKDFELMPDVSIYNNGVELAKQKAFAKGFELMPDVSIYDNDIKPSKKSSYAKDFELKADISIHEPTEQK